Genomic DNA from Deinococcus aetherius:
TCCTCAAGCTCAGGCCCGACGTCGTCATCACGGGAATGGCGCTCGGCTGGGACACCGCCCTGGCGGCCGCCGCTCTCGGGCTGCGGATTCCCTACGTCGCCGCCTTGCCGTTCCCCCGCCAGGCCTCGCGCTGGCCGCAACTCGACCAGGAACGCCACCTCGGTCTCCTGAAGCGTGCCGCGCTGGTGGTCTGTGTGGGTTCGGACGACCTGGCCGATGCGGACATCCGCTCGGCGATGCAGTGGCGCAACGAGTTCATGGTCGACCATGCTCACCTGCTCCTCGCGTGTTTCGACGGCAGCGCCGGTGGCACCGCGGGCTGCGTCAAGGACGCCGTGGAGCAGGGCAAAACAGTCGTCAACACCTACCGGAAGTGGGAAGAGGTGACACGCCCGATGCAGGCCGAGCAGGTCGTGCCCACCGCGACAGTTCACCACCCCGAGTTCGGCAGTGGTGTTCTGCGCGGCAAGACCGAGATGAAGCACGGCCCGTGCCTTATCGTGGATTTCGAGCGTTGCACCGCCATCGTCCCTGAGGCGAGCGTGCGTGGGCAGGTGAGGGCAGCCTTGGAAGAAGACCTTCCGCAGATCGTCCACCCGAAGTTCGGAGAAGGCACTGTTCTCCAGAAGGTCGTCACCGTGCTGGGCGAGATGACCCGGGTGTCTTTCGAGATTGGAACCCGGACGCTTTTGACCCCCACGGAACGACCCACGAGCCATCCCCTCCGCGAGCGCGCGCCAAATCCCCTGGCCTTCGAGATCGGGCAACAGGTGGCCCACCCCATTTACGGACGGGGTGACATCCTCGCCGTCAGCTCGACCGCGCTGGGAGAAGCCGCGACCGTCGCTTTCCCGAGCAGCACCCAGAAACTCCTGATGACCAGCCTCCAGCCGGTCTAGTTCCAGCAAGGGCCAACTTCCCCCGGGCCACCCGCGCGTCCTCAGCCTCCAGTTCACCGGGGGCGCGGCGCGACAGCGACCCCCGAAGAGGAGTACCCACATGGCCACCGCCACCCTGACCTCCAAGCTCAACAGCCGTACCGCCGCTCCTGCCTTCACCACTCCTGCGGACGACTTCGAACTCGCCCGCCGCACCGCCGAACAGGACTTCGTTCTGCTCAGTGATGGGGAAACGCTCCGGCTTGCGGGCATCCTGGCGAGCGAGGACAGCACGGCACTCCAGAAGGAATACGCCTACACGCTGCTGCACCGCGCGCTCAGTCCTATCGCACTGCTGGCGGCACGTGAACAGGCAGGCAACTTCGTCAGCTTCTCTGCCGCCCACAGCGCCGCGCTGATCAGCCTCTGGCGTGTCGTGCACCGCTGGGACCCCAAGCGAGGCATGAGACTCTCCGCCTTCGTGCGCTTCACGCTGCCGGTCGAGCTGGAACGTGAACGCAAGGAAGCTGAAGCTATCAGCCGCAGCGACTGGTCTCATATCGCAGTCAGGGCGGCGATCCACGAGATCATTCAGAGCGGCCATAACCGCCCCTTCATGACTGCCTACAGCGACGCCCAGGGTGAAACCCTTGCCCCCCTGCTCCGCCGTCCCGGTCTCCCCGCCCCGCTCGTGCTCCGCTTCCCGGCCCACACCACCGTCAGCCTTCAAGCGGGCCTCACGGTGCGGACTCCCCCGGAGAAGGTCGAGAACGGTGATGGCAAACCCCAGCTCAACCCGCTGCTGTCCTGGTTCTCCGGCCACAAGTCCATCACGGTGAGGACCTTTCCCAAGCCTCGCAACTGGCCACGCAAGACCACGCGTGCCAGGACCGGGTACAAGGTGAGGCAGTTGCAGGACGCGGGTGAAGCCTTCCGCTCCACCGTGTTCGGCAGCAAGTTCACCTCCCGCTTGATGCAGACGCGCGTCTTCAGTCGTCCTCCACGACCCATCCGTGAGGAGGACGTCACGCCCCGCATGGTTCAGGACGTGATGCGCCAGAACCGCAAGCTCAAAGGTCAGCCCTTCGACGAGCAAGCCTGGAGCGTCATGCGAATCGGAGCCCTGATGGACGAGCTGTACACCATCACCTCCTATGACGTCACCATTCAGGACGACGAAGGAGATGAAACCCGCTTGGTCGATTTCCTTGCCGCCCCCGATCAGGACGACGAGGAGTTCCCTGAAGAAGAGTTCGATCCCGAGCAGTTGCAAGACGCCGCACGGATCACTGAACGCCTTCAGAAAACGGGACTGTGGGAGATCGCGATGAAGATCCCCCTGCACAGGTTCCTGCTCGCCTACCGCGCTGGCCGCCCCGGGTTCTGCACGCTGTGCTCCCGGTACGGTATTCGCGTCAGGCACGCCACCGAGATCATGGGGGCCATCGAAGCGACCCTTCGCTGAGCCTTCTTCCAGAAGTTCCACCCCGCAACCTCCTGCTGGTTGCCAACGCGTACTGCTCGCGTCGCCCTTCAATCTTCGGATTGTCGGGCAACTTTTTTTGGGTTCCTTGAGGGGACTTGACAGCGGCACCAGGGTGTTGAGAAGGTCCGGGTATGGACGAGCAGAAGATCATCACGCGGTACCTGCAGGAATACGGTCTGCTGGGGGTCTACATCGACCACACGCCGCACGGGGACTACCCGCTGCTGCATCTCCGGGGGCGGCTGGACCTGGACCTGCTCACCCTGACCCCTCACCTCGGCCGGGCGGCGGCGCAGACAGGCACGCTGGCTGGCCTGTGGGCGGGGGAGCAGGTCGGCGTTCACACAGCACATCCCGGTGCCCTCGAGATCGAGACCTCCCATCCGGAGCTCGCGAACCTGATGCGTCAACACGTCACCAACGCGGCCCAGGACATCCAGCGGGCCTTTCGTCTGGGCGACCTCCTGGAGGGGCCGGACCACGGGCTGGAAAGCCTGACGTTGCTGGCCGAGCACCCGGAATGGGAGGAACCGTTGGACCTTTCCCCACAGCTCGCCACGAGGGCGCCACGTGAAGGAGGCCCGCAAAGCCTCTCACGGGACGAGCGGCTCGACCGGGCCCGGGCCCTGCGGGGCCAGACGGTTATGGATACCTTCGACGTGCGGGCGCTGCGGCAGGCGGAAGCCGAGCAGGAACGCGTGTTGCTGCACTTCCCGCCCCCCCGGGACAGTGAGCAGGACCCGGAACCTCGCCTCTCCGACGAGGACGTCCAGGCGCTCGCGCGGCAAGAACGCCTGCTGCGGGTGGAGGGTGCGGCCGGGCCGGGGGACCGGCTGGAGGACGACCTGCACTTCTGAAGCGAGGCGTCCAACCTGACCTGCACACATGCTGGGAACGTGAGCACTAGGCTTCTCCGGATCACCCGCCCAGCGCCGCTGCTGCCGACCGAGTGCGCCCTGCAGAGTGAGGATGAACTCTCCTCGCATCTCCGGGCGCACATCGTGGCCTTTACGGCTGTGTCCGAGGCGCAGGCGCTCGCGCGGGCCCTCTGGTCGCAGGGGGAGGTCAGGGACAGCCTGACCCGAACGCATTACCTCTGCCGGGAGGCGACGGGGGAGCTGACGGCCTGCCCGCACTGCGACCAGGCCGTGCCCGAGGTGGTGCACGGCGGGGTGAAAAGCGCCTGGTGCTCGTGCCTGCAAGGAGAATGGCTATGAAAAGATCGCTGCTGCTCCCGCTGACCCTCGCGCTCACAGCGTGTGAGGCGGCGGGCTCCGGTTTCGAGAATCCCTTCGGCGCTCCCCAGGTCCCGGCCCTGACCCTGAGCGTGACGCCCCCCACGCTCACCCTCGCACCCGGCGCCACGGCACACGTCGGCGTCTTTGCCTTCAGTGGGAGCGTCGCCCTAGGGACACCCGCGCTCGAACCGGTCGAGATCGCGGGGATCCGCGCGATCCCGGACGCCAGCGGCATGACCGTCAGCGTGAGCGGGAGTGCCATCCTCGGCAGCTACAGCCTGCCCATCCGGGGCCTCTCCAGTCGAGGGCAGGGCCAGACCGTGCTCGACGTCGTGGTGGGGACCCAGCAGGCCGGGGGGTCGGGCCAGTGAACGGCGTGCGTTTCCTGCTCGCCTGCCTGGGGCTGCTGCCCGCAGGGGCCCTCGCCTCGACCAACCCCTACCTGGGAAACAGCAGCACGCGGACGTACTACCTCGCCGAACTTGAGGACTGCCCGGGGAAGCTGGACATGCAACCCGGTGACCTGTGGACCCTCACCTTTCCCGACAAGCTGGCGGACGCCTTCGTGACCCGCAACGGCCTCGTCGAGCGTCGCTTGCAGGACAACCGTCTGATCATCGCCGTCGTGGGGCCCAGTGGCAGCACTCCGGCACTGGTCCTGACCGAGGACGGCCGGGCCCCGCTCTTCAGCATCACCATCCAACCCGGCCCCGGGGGACGGAACAAAAGCGTCATCGTCAAGCCCGGTCTTCCACCGGGCGGCTCCAGGTGTGGGGCCGCGGGCAGCGCGGCGCCACGCGCGGGGGCGGTGGCCAAGGCCACGACGCCCACCCCCGTGGTGAGGTCTGCTCCAGCCCCGAGCCGCCCGACCACCGCCACCGTTCGCCCGCCCGTCGCCACGCCGCCGCCCGCCGGGAGGGCCATCACCCCGTCCACCCGTCCGCCCGTCAGGGACGCCGCCCGTGTGCCCGTGACCGCTGCGACTTCCACCCCGGCCAGGGCGGCCTCTGCCCCGGCGCCCGCGAGAACCACCGCGCGTGCGGTCACGCCACCGACGCTGCCTGCCCCGGCCAGTCCCACGCGGGCGAGTTCCCGCCCGGCTCCTGTGGTGGTTCCCACCCGTACGGTTGCGGCACCGCCGGTTTCTGCCTCCACCCCCTCCACCCGACTGACGGCCAATGCAGTCCCGGCCACACCCCTTTCCCGCGTAGCTGCGACACCACTGGCCTCTGCCCCGGCCAGACCCGTCCGGATGGCCCCCACTCCGGTGCTGCCCCCCTCCGCCAAGCGTCTTCCCGTGTCCATTCGGACCCAGGGGCCTGGGGCACTGCGCGTCTGGGTGGTGACCGGGCAAAAGCAGCGGGGCGTCCTGACGTTCACGCTGAGCAACTCGCTGGACTCGGGCGTGGTCCTGAGGCGGGAAGACCTGCACGTGGCTCAGGCCTCGGGAAGTGGGAGCGGCGCGCTGGTCATCCCGGCCGGACAGACGCTGACCTTCGACGTCGCGCTAGAGGGTCCCCTGCCGCCCGTGCTCGGACACCTCACCTGGTCGGGAAGCGTTGTGGGAAGCAGGGAGGGCTTCGAGATCAGCGCCCTGCTCGCGCTGTGAACCAGGGCTCTATTCGGGCCGCACTGCAACGCCTCCTCGTGTGGCGAGCCGTGCGGCCCGGTTCCGCGCTGTTGCCCGTTCCGACAGACACGTTGGAACAAACGGGGCTCGCCATGCGGGTTCCCACCGCCATCGGTCCGGGCCTCACTCTTTCCCGGCAGGCGCGGCAGTGGTTGGAGGTCTGCCCCGCCGTCACGAGTGAGACGGTGGTCGCCAACGCCCTATACCTGCAAGACGCCGTGCCGGCCCTCACCGCGGCGGGCTACCGCGACCTGCGGCCCGGTCGGGGCATCTTCCTGGTGACGACCGGGCCGGGCGGCGCGCCCTGTCCGGTGCTCGGGCGCTTCACCAACGGGGGGTACAGCGGCAGGCGTGTGCGCGAGCACGTCGAGCGGCTGGAGCCGGACCTGCTGAGCGGACGTGCCCGGCTGGTCGTCGTTCACCCGGACCTTACCCGGTTGTCCTACCGGCACCCGCGG
This window encodes:
- a CDS encoding LOG family protein, producing MDKTILLGDLTALRPSHPGVTDFLTGKFVIAGTGHRPDKLGGFSLEALEALIEVARGYLLKLRPDVVITGMALGWDTALAAAALGLRIPYVAALPFPRQASRWPQLDQERHLGLLKRAALVVCVGSDDLADADIRSAMQWRNEFMVDHAHLLLACFDGSAGGTAGCVKDAVEQGKTVVNTYRKWEEVTRPMQAEQVVPTATVHHPEFGSGVLRGKTEMKHGPCLIVDFERCTAIVPEASVRGQVRAALEEDLPQIVHPKFGEGTVLQKVVTVLGEMTRVSFEIGTRTLLTPTERPTSHPLRERAPNPLAFEIGQQVAHPIYGRGDILAVSSTALGEAATVAFPSSTQKLLMTSLQPV